The following are encoded together in the Candidatus Methylomirabilis oxygeniifera genome:
- the aatA gene encoding aspartate aminotransferase A (AspAT) (Evidence 2b : Function of strongly homologous gene; PubMedId : 1990006, 4623131; Product type e : enzyme) — protein MAVHLSTRAKNTSPSATLAMAAIAKQMKAEGIDVVDFGLGEPDFETPDHIKEAAITAIREGFTRYTAAAGIDELKQAIITKLKRDNGLSYGPAEVIVSCGSKHSLFNIAEALFESGDEIIIPAPYWVTYTEQIRLVDARPVIVPTREEDGFHLTRAALESAITPKTKAILLNSPCNPTGAMIPLEQLRAIAALVVERDLLVISDEAYESLTYDGHAHMSIASLDEQVKRRTIVVNTVSKAYAMTGWRIGYAAGPAEIVKAMSTIQSQVTSNPTSIAQKAAVAALLGPHDDLRAMVVEFDRRRKYLISRLNAIPGITCTNPEGAFYLFPNVSTFYGTAADDRPIRNSTEMAAYLLQTAHVVSVPGSEFGSDAHLRLSYATGMDSIGKGAERIERALGALRKG, from the coding sequence ATGGCGGTGCATCTCTCAACTCGCGCGAAGAATACCAGTCCCTCTGCCACGCTAGCTATGGCTGCAATCGCCAAACAGATGAAGGCGGAAGGGATCGATGTTGTGGACTTTGGACTCGGAGAGCCGGATTTTGAGACGCCGGATCATATCAAGGAAGCGGCAATTACCGCGATCCGCGAGGGATTCACACGATACACGGCCGCGGCCGGTATCGATGAGTTAAAACAGGCGATCATCACCAAGCTAAAGCGCGATAACGGCCTCTCCTACGGTCCGGCAGAGGTAATCGTCTCGTGCGGGTCGAAGCACTCGCTGTTCAATATCGCTGAGGCACTGTTCGAATCCGGCGACGAGATCATCATTCCGGCCCCCTACTGGGTCACGTATACGGAACAGATTCGCCTTGTCGACGCGCGACCGGTTATCGTGCCGACGCGGGAAGAGGACGGATTCCACCTGACCCGAGCGGCGCTGGAGTCGGCCATTACACCGAAGACCAAAGCGATCCTGCTCAACAGTCCGTGCAACCCGACCGGCGCAATGATCCCGCTGGAACAGTTGCGGGCCATCGCCGCGCTGGTGGTGGAGCGAGACCTGCTGGTGATTTCGGACGAGGCGTATGAGTCTCTGACCTACGACGGGCATGCTCACATGAGTATCGCGTCGCTCGATGAGCAGGTCAAGAGGCGAACGATTGTTGTCAATACCGTCTCCAAGGCGTATGCCATGACCGGCTGGCGGATCGGGTACGCGGCAGGACCGGCGGAGATCGTCAAGGCGATGAGTACCATCCAAAGCCAGGTCACGTCGAACCCGACCTCGATCGCACAGAAGGCTGCCGTTGCCGCGTTGCTCGGCCCGCATGATGATCTTCGGGCGATGGTGGTTGAATTCGATCGGCGTCGGAAATATCTTATCAGTCGCCTGAATGCTATCCCCGGTATCACATGTACAAACCCTGAAGGCGCGTTCTATCTTTTCCCGAATGTCTCCACGTTCTACGGAACAGCGGCCGACGACCGTCCGATTCGCAATTCCACTGAAATGGCGGCCTACCTCCTGCAGACCGCCCACGTTGTATCGGTTCCAGGGAGCGAATTCGGAAGCGATGCACATCTTCGCCTTTCCTACGCGACGGGAATGGACAGCATCGGTAAGGGAGCGGAGCGGATCGAACGAGCGCTTGGCGCGCTTCGAAAAGGTTAA
- the coaD gene encoding Phosphopantetheine adenylyltransferase (Pantetheine-phosphate adenylyltransferase) (PPAT) (Dephospho-CoA pyrophosphorylase), with the protein MTTLAVYAGTFDPFTVGHIDIARRARRLFSRVVIAVSTNPEKAALFSLVERQRIIRDAVRDMRGVSIDSFDGLLVDYMHQRGARVVIRGLRALSDFEYEFQMALMNRKLNEEIETVFLMPHEQYSYLSSRLVKEVALLGGDVSQFVTPMVERMLKERISSR; encoded by the coding sequence GTGACGACGCTGGCTGTCTACGCCGGGACCTTCGATCCGTTCACCGTCGGCCACATCGATATCGCCAGGCGGGCGCGCCGTCTTTTTTCTCGTGTGGTGATTGCTGTGAGCACCAACCCGGAGAAGGCCGCGCTGTTCAGCCTTGTGGAGCGGCAGCGGATCATTCGGGACGCCGTCAGAGACATGCGAGGCGTCTCTATCGACTCCTTTGACGGTTTGCTGGTGGATTATATGCATCAACGGGGCGCGCGCGTTGTCATCCGCGGTCTCCGCGCCCTCTCCGACTTCGAATACGAATTTCAGATGGCATTAATGAATCGAAAGCTGAACGAAGAGATCGAGACGGTCTTCCTTATGCCTCACGAGCAGTATTCTTATCTCAGCTCTCGACTGGTCAAGGAGGTGGCTCTACTCGGCGGGGACGTGTCCCAATTCGTCACGCCGATGGTGGAACGGATGCTCAAGGAGCGGATCAGCTCGCGTTAG
- the yhhF gene encoding putative methyltransferase (Evidence 3 : Function proposed based on presence of conserved amino acid motif, structural feature or limited homology; Product type pe : putative enzyme), with protein sequence MRVIGGLARGRRILAPRGRMTRPTSDYLREVLFNLLAQQVEGRTFLDLYAGTGAVGIEALSRGAATAVFVEHDRSALTMLYRNLDTSGFRDRAQVVSMEVLRYLRRAVCGSQRFDLIFLDPPYLHADAEAVIGLIASMELLAPTGTAILERSTKVAPIHVPDGLALIREVRHGDAALQLYRREVM encoded by the coding sequence ATGAGGGTCATCGGCGGTCTCGCCAGGGGGCGACGGATACTGGCTCCTCGCGGAAGAATGACGAGGCCGACCTCGGACTATCTTCGCGAGGTTCTCTTCAATCTGCTGGCGCAACAGGTCGAAGGCAGGACGTTTCTCGACCTGTATGCGGGAACCGGAGCGGTGGGGATCGAAGCGCTCAGCCGTGGCGCCGCGACGGCGGTGTTCGTTGAGCACGATCGGTCGGCCCTTACGATGCTCTACCGAAACCTCGACACGTCGGGGTTTCGCGACCGGGCTCAGGTGGTTTCGATGGAGGTTCTGCGGTATTTGCGCCGGGCAGTCTGCGGGTCACAACGATTTGATCTGATCTTTCTGGATCCGCCGTACCTGCACGCCGATGCGGAGGCGGTCATCGGCCTGATCGCGTCGATGGAGCTCCTGGCGCCGACCGGCACGGCGATCCTGGAACGATCGACAAAGGTCGCCCCGATTCACGTCCCTGACGGGCTGGCGCTTATTCGCGAGGTCCGGCATGGCGATGCCGCCCTTCAACTGTATCGACGGGAGGTAATGTGA
- a CDS encoding protein of unknown function (Evidence 5 : No homology to any previously reported sequences): MTRDVNLLTALADVVGMADLTADLRTSSA, encoded by the coding sequence ATGACGCGAGACGTTAATCTGCTGACGGCGCTTGCTGACGTTGTGGGCATGGCTGACCTGACGGCTGACCTTCGGACCTCGTCCGCATAG
- the relA gene encoding GTP pyrophosphokinase (ATP:GTP 3'-pyrophosphotransferase) (ppGpp synthetase I) ((p)ppGpp synthetase): MGIEPIIERVRAALPDADVALLQRAYDFAARVHKGQERVSGEPYLSHPIAVAEIVLNLKMDVASIAAALLHDVVEDTHASLEEVKEAFGDEIGDLVDGLTKISKLPFGSRLEHQAESLRKMVLAMSKDIRVILIKLADRLHNMRTLEPLREEKRRLIARETLDIYAPIAHRLGIYWMKAEFEDLALRHLEREVYQDLSARIAKKRREREKDINEAIGILQQKLTEVGIRARIIGRPKHFYSIYKKMRDQHKEFDEIYDLTAVRVITESVKDCYGSLGVIHSLWKPIPGRFKDFIAMPKSNMYQSLHTTVIGPVGEPVEIQIRTHEMHKTAEEGIAAHWVYKEGKAGFDQADKGFAWIRQLLEWQRDLKDSREFLETVKVDLFPEEVYVFTPKGDVKTFPKGACPIDFAFGVHSDIGMTCVGARANGRLVPLRYELQHGDIIEILTDSKHHPSRDWLKLVKTSRARGRIKQWIKNEEKVRSISLGKDLLEKELRRLGKSPAQILKPETVTKVLAACGYAAPDDFFATVGYGKLSPRQAIAKLLPAEELPHEGEVRPERKVRQQPDDGVSLLGAHDFLIRFARCCSPLPGDEIVGFITRGRGVSVHAADCSNIDQLLYDPERKINVSWEAAPKVAHQVKIRVMIGTDRPGILAAISAAISASKINIAQADIRVTEDRKGLNTFTLEVSNLKQLEGAMGAIRQIDGVMGVERIRG, from the coding sequence ATGGGAATCGAGCCGATTATTGAACGTGTTCGCGCTGCGTTGCCTGACGCGGATGTCGCCCTGCTGCAACGGGCCTATGACTTTGCCGCCAGGGTACATAAAGGCCAGGAACGAGTCTCGGGAGAGCCGTACCTCTCGCACCCGATAGCGGTCGCTGAGATCGTGCTGAATCTCAAGATGGATGTGGCGAGTATCGCCGCCGCTCTTCTGCACGATGTGGTCGAGGATACCCACGCCTCTCTGGAAGAGGTCAAGGAGGCCTTTGGCGATGAGATCGGTGATCTGGTCGACGGCCTCACAAAGATCAGTAAGCTCCCCTTCGGCAGTCGCCTGGAGCATCAGGCCGAGAGTCTTCGAAAGATGGTGCTGGCGATGTCGAAGGATATCCGGGTCATCCTGATCAAACTGGCTGATCGGCTCCACAATATGCGAACCCTTGAACCGCTTCGGGAGGAGAAGCGTCGGCTGATTGCCCGAGAGACCCTCGATATCTACGCGCCGATCGCCCACCGTCTCGGTATCTATTGGATGAAGGCCGAGTTCGAAGATTTGGCGCTCCGCCACCTTGAGCGCGAGGTCTATCAGGATCTGTCCGCACGGATCGCAAAAAAACGACGAGAGCGCGAGAAGGATATTAACGAGGCCATCGGAATCCTTCAGCAGAAATTAACCGAGGTCGGTATTCGGGCCAGGATCATCGGTCGTCCAAAGCATTTCTATAGCATTTACAAGAAGATGCGTGATCAACACAAGGAATTCGATGAGATTTACGACCTGACGGCGGTCCGGGTGATCACCGAATCGGTCAAGGACTGCTACGGGTCGCTGGGCGTCATCCACTCGCTGTGGAAACCGATTCCGGGTCGATTTAAGGATTTCATCGCCATGCCGAAGTCGAACATGTATCAATCGTTGCACACGACCGTAATCGGCCCGGTCGGCGAACCGGTAGAGATTCAGATTCGAACTCATGAGATGCATAAAACGGCAGAGGAGGGGATTGCGGCCCATTGGGTCTACAAGGAGGGGAAGGCAGGGTTCGACCAGGCCGACAAAGGGTTCGCGTGGATTCGACAGCTCCTGGAGTGGCAGCGCGATCTGAAAGACAGCCGGGAGTTCCTGGAAACGGTCAAGGTAGACTTGTTTCCGGAAGAGGTCTACGTTTTCACGCCAAAAGGAGATGTGAAGACCTTTCCGAAGGGGGCGTGTCCTATCGACTTTGCCTTCGGTGTCCACTCCGATATCGGCATGACCTGCGTGGGGGCCAGGGCGAATGGCCGCCTGGTCCCCCTGCGGTACGAACTGCAGCATGGCGACATTATCGAGATCCTGACCGACTCAAAGCACCATCCAAGCCGTGACTGGCTGAAGCTCGTCAAAACCTCGCGGGCGAGGGGACGGATCAAACAGTGGATCAAAAACGAAGAGAAGGTTCGGAGTATCAGTCTTGGAAAGGATCTGCTGGAGAAGGAGCTTCGGCGACTAGGTAAGAGCCCGGCTCAGATTCTTAAGCCGGAGACGGTCACGAAGGTTCTCGCCGCCTGCGGCTATGCGGCCCCGGACGATTTTTTTGCGACCGTCGGTTATGGCAAGCTCTCCCCTCGGCAGGCCATAGCCAAGCTCTTACCCGCGGAGGAGTTGCCGCATGAAGGAGAGGTGAGGCCGGAGCGAAAGGTTCGGCAGCAGCCGGATGATGGGGTCAGTCTCTTGGGGGCGCACGATTTTCTCATTCGGTTTGCTAGATGCTGCAGCCCGCTTCCCGGCGATGAGATTGTCGGTTTTATCACGCGTGGACGCGGCGTCTCGGTTCACGCTGCGGATTGCTCTAATATAGACCAACTCCTGTACGACCCGGAACGAAAAATCAACGTCTCTTGGGAGGCGGCACCGAAGGTCGCCCACCAGGTTAAAATCCGCGTGATGATCGGGACGGACCGGCCCGGAATCTTAGCTGCGATCAGCGCGGCAATCTCCGCGAGCAAGATTAATATTGCCCAGGCTGATATACGCGTGACAGAAGACCGGAAGGGGTTGAACACCTTTACGCTTGAGGTGTCCAACCTGAAGCAGCTCGAGGGCGCGATGGGAGCGATTCGTCAGATTGATGGAGTGATGGGAGTCGAGCGCATCCGCGGCTGA
- a CDS encoding conserved protein of unknown function (Evidence 4 : Homologs of previously reported genes of unknown function), with protein sequence MAQAASVLRSGGLVAFPTDTLYALGADASNPLAVERVFEAKGRSLIKPIPLLVADLTMAIQLVGELPEAAVRLAERWWPGPLTLVVTAPRTVCALLTAETGRIGLRVPDSAVALALIRQFGGPVTGTSANRSGQKDPMNAYEVLHQLGDQVDLVLDGGPVVGGSPSTVIDVTTDPPIIMREGPIRQEEILSVLER encoded by the coding sequence GTGGCGCAAGCGGCATCGGTTCTCCGTAGCGGCGGCCTGGTAGCGTTTCCTACCGATACCTTGTACGCCCTCGGAGCTGATGCCTCGAACCCCCTTGCAGTCGAGCGGGTCTTTGAGGCAAAGGGCCGTAGCCTGATAAAGCCTATCCCGCTGCTGGTAGCCGATTTGACGATGGCGATCCAACTGGTCGGTGAACTGCCTGAGGCGGCCGTTCGGCTTGCCGAGCGTTGGTGGCCCGGTCCGCTTACCCTCGTCGTGACGGCTCCTCGCACGGTCTGCGCACTGCTGACCGCCGAGACCGGTCGGATCGGTCTCAGGGTTCCCGATTCGGCCGTTGCGCTTGCCCTGATCCGCCAGTTCGGCGGCCCCGTGACCGGGACAAGTGCGAACCGCTCGGGACAGAAAGATCCCATGAACGCGTATGAGGTGCTCCACCAGTTGGGAGATCAGGTAGACCTGGTCCTGGATGGGGGACCTGTGGTCGGCGGGAGTCCCTCGACTGTCATAGACGTGACCACGGACCCGCCCATCATTATGAGAGAGGGTCCCATCCGGCAAGAGGAGATTCTAAGCGTGCTGGAACGCTAG
- a CDS encoding Extracellular ligand-binding receptor precursor, with protein sequence MFKIERAAFAVIMTLLVLALSVASPARAAGTSQIEASEITIGVVGPMSGDLAHMGRYVRDAVALAAEEWNEKGGILGRRIHLLLEDDRNDPAEAVTAAKRLVQAGVWGVIGHLTSAGSFPASAIYHAAGIPQITPSSTDPRLTEQGFMSLFRTCGRDDQQGRVAAEFVLESLRPRRVVILHDQTAYGRALAEAFKRRIVRAQRSLRVTSMAISSGGKDIGSVIEQIKTEEPDLVYFGGLFHEGGLLAKRLREQGIKATLVSGDGVFGMEFINVAGETAAAGTYLTFAPDPMLLPSAEAAIKRFHDRYGAIGPYTLYAYDAAGALFTAIARAKPKAASRSHLLRVSQHLHRMTYLGALGELRWDAKGDRLKPPYVIYQVKKGGSFQGWFEQVTDRTPKR encoded by the coding sequence ATGTTCAAGATTGAACGTGCGGCGTTCGCTGTCATCATGACACTGCTTGTACTGGCTCTCTCGGTAGCTTCACCTGCGAGGGCCGCGGGAACGTCGCAGATCGAGGCATCCGAGATCACCATCGGGGTTGTCGGGCCGATGTCGGGCGACCTTGCTCACATGGGCCGATATGTCCGGGACGCTGTTGCGCTTGCTGCCGAGGAGTGGAACGAAAAGGGGGGCATCCTGGGGCGTCGCATTCACCTCTTGCTGGAGGACGACCGTAACGATCCGGCAGAAGCGGTGACTGCGGCAAAACGATTGGTGCAGGCAGGAGTCTGGGGGGTGATCGGCCACCTGACGTCGGCAGGCTCGTTCCCGGCGTCGGCGATCTATCACGCTGCCGGAATCCCGCAGATTACCCCATCAAGTACCGACCCGCGACTTACAGAGCAGGGGTTCATGAGCCTCTTTCGCACGTGCGGGCGGGACGATCAGCAGGGGCGAGTAGCGGCAGAGTTCGTCCTCGAGTCGCTTCGCCCGCGCCGAGTCGTGATCCTGCACGATCAGACGGCTTATGGGCGGGCGCTGGCAGAGGCGTTCAAGAGACGGATCGTACGGGCGCAGCGCAGCCTCCGCGTGACCAGCATGGCGATTTCATCGGGCGGAAAGGATATTGGTTCTGTAATCGAACAGATCAAGACGGAGGAACCGGACCTGGTCTATTTCGGAGGCTTGTTTCACGAGGGCGGTCTGCTCGCGAAACGGCTTCGGGAACAGGGCATCAAGGCGACGTTAGTCAGCGGGGATGGGGTGTTCGGGATGGAGTTTATCAATGTGGCCGGAGAGACGGCAGCCGCAGGCACCTATTTGACCTTTGCCCCAGACCCGATGCTGCTGCCGTCGGCCGAGGCTGCCATCAAACGCTTTCACGATCGGTATGGCGCTATCGGCCCATATACGCTATATGCGTACGACGCAGCAGGCGCCCTTTTTACGGCTATTGCCCGCGCCAAACCAAAGGCGGCATCACGGTCCCATTTGCTTCGAGTGTCGCAGCACTTGCATCGGATGACCTATCTCGGCGCCCTCGGTGAGCTTCGGTGGGATGCGAAGGGGGATCGGCTCAAGCCGCCATACGTAATCTATCAGGTGAAGAAAGGGGGCAGCTTTCAAGGATGGTTCGAGCAGGTGACCGACCGAACGCCCAAGCGCTGA
- the livF gene encoding high-affinity branched-chain amino acid ABC transporter (ATP-binding protein) (Evidence 2a : Function of homologous gene experimentally demonstrated in an other organism; PubMedId : 2120183, 2195019, 3009409; Product type t : transporter) — translation MLSLKEVHLHYGAIHALRGISLEVEQGQIVTLIGANGAGKSSTLMTISGILRLTSGRIIFEGEELTHLPAHTIVQRGISQVPEGRRIFPTLTVLENLEMGAYTRAKAAEVRHDLDRVFQLFPLLKDRRSQLGGTLSGGEQQMLAIGRALMARPRLLLLDEPSLGLAPKLVETIFEVIREINAQSTTILLVEQNAHMALRIAAKGYVMEVGQIVLADDAETLMANGEVRSAYLGE, via the coding sequence ATGCTTAGCCTGAAGGAGGTGCATCTCCATTATGGCGCCATCCATGCCCTCAGGGGCATCAGTCTTGAGGTGGAACAGGGCCAGATCGTCACGCTGATCGGCGCGAACGGGGCCGGGAAATCGTCGACATTGATGACGATTTCAGGAATCCTGAGACTGACCAGCGGACGGATCATCTTCGAAGGCGAGGAACTGACGCACCTTCCGGCCCATACCATCGTCCAGCGCGGCATTTCGCAGGTCCCGGAGGGGCGGAGAATCTTTCCAACGCTGACCGTCCTGGAAAATCTGGAGATGGGCGCCTACACCCGCGCGAAGGCCGCCGAGGTCCGCCACGACCTCGATCGGGTATTCCAACTCTTCCCGCTTCTCAAAGACCGCCGGTCACAACTTGGCGGGACGCTTTCCGGCGGGGAACAGCAGATGCTGGCGATCGGTCGCGCCCTGATGGCGCGCCCACGGCTCCTGCTGTTGGATGAACCGTCGCTCGGGCTGGCCCCCAAATTGGTGGAGACCATCTTCGAGGTGATTCGAGAGATCAATGCCCAATCGACAACGATTCTGCTGGTCGAGCAAAACGCACATATGGCTCTGCGGATCGCGGCCAAAGGGTATGTCATGGAGGTTGGCCAGATCGTGCTTGCCGATGATGCCGAAACACTGATGGCCAACGGTGAGGTCCGAAGTGCCTATCTTGGCGAGTAA
- a CDS encoding ABC tranpsorter, permease protein (N-ter) and ATP-binding protein (C-ter); putative branched-chain amino acid transport protein (Evidence 2a : Function of homologous gene experimentally demonstrated in an other organism; Product type t : transporter), producing the protein MRVLSYSLPWYRRPFARIVLTSLWLGLLSLPLMIDPEAPYYGLERPVIVTGVVAALGVAQWFVSQWGRASPVWADRLAEAGGTTFRGLIRRIDRRLLYLMAFAAAVVIPLGLNRYYIDVLTQVGIYATLALGLNIVVGLAGLLNLGYIAFYAVGAYAYGLLATRADVSFWQVLPLGGVLAAVFGVLLGFPALRLRGDYLAIVTLGFGEMIRIVLNNWDSLTGGPNGIIGITRPSLFGFTFSHPIHYYYLILAVVLLTIFSVDRLNQSRLGRAWTAMRDDEVAAEAIGIDLVKTKLLAFGLGATWAGLAGVFFASKMTFISPESFTFFESVIVLCMVTLGGMGSIPGVILGAALLLILPELMRQFALYRMLVFGAAMVGMMVMRPKGLLTARRRTVPLWRKGCAGSAVVGGPQATSTDLRLGPSTGSGQADPTLQPSKEASMILLETRKLSVDFGGLRALDMVDLSVMAGEIVSLIGPNGAGKTTFFNCVTGLYAPTSGEVRYRGENLVGVKPNHVAGKGVARTFQNIRLFQDMTVLENVMVGGHCRMHASVVGAIFRPRSVVTEEEELVAKAAELLWFVGLQDKSDLWASQLPYGDQRRLEIARAMASDPSLLLLDEPAAGMNPQETNALMELIYAIRARGITILLIEHHMKLVMGISERIMVLDHGVTIAEGTPEEIRADSRVIGAYLGKESAHA; encoded by the coding sequence ATGCGAGTCTTGTCGTATTCCCTGCCATGGTACCGCCGCCCTTTTGCGCGAATTGTTCTGACCAGTCTGTGGTTGGGGCTGCTCTCGTTGCCTCTGATGATCGATCCGGAGGCGCCGTATTATGGTCTGGAACGTCCCGTCATCGTGACCGGCGTGGTGGCGGCGCTCGGCGTCGCGCAGTGGTTCGTGTCTCAGTGGGGACGAGCCTCACCAGTGTGGGCGGATCGCCTGGCAGAGGCCGGTGGGACCACCTTTCGTGGCCTGATCCGGCGTATCGACCGTCGCCTGCTGTACCTCATGGCGTTCGCCGCTGCGGTTGTGATCCCCCTTGGTCTGAACCGGTATTACATCGATGTGTTAACCCAGGTAGGGATCTATGCGACGCTGGCGCTTGGACTCAACATCGTCGTGGGCCTGGCAGGGCTGCTGAATCTCGGCTACATCGCGTTTTATGCGGTGGGGGCGTATGCCTACGGCCTGCTCGCAACCCGTGCCGACGTCTCGTTCTGGCAGGTTCTGCCGCTTGGAGGGGTTCTGGCGGCCGTCTTCGGCGTCCTGCTCGGCTTCCCGGCCCTGCGCCTGCGTGGAGACTACCTGGCGATTGTCACGCTGGGATTCGGCGAGATGATCCGGATCGTGTTGAACAATTGGGACAGCCTTACGGGCGGACCCAACGGGATCATCGGCATCACGCGTCCGAGTCTCTTCGGGTTTACCTTTTCCCACCCGATTCACTATTACTATCTGATCCTGGCTGTCGTCCTGCTGACCATCTTCTCGGTTGATCGACTCAATCAGTCGCGTCTCGGACGGGCCTGGACCGCGATGCGCGATGACGAGGTTGCCGCCGAAGCGATAGGGATCGACCTGGTCAAGACCAAGCTCCTCGCATTCGGGCTCGGTGCGACCTGGGCGGGACTTGCGGGGGTGTTCTTCGCGAGTAAGATGACATTCATTTCGCCGGAGAGCTTTACCTTCTTCGAATCGGTGATCGTTCTCTGTATGGTGACGCTCGGTGGGATGGGCAGCATACCGGGTGTGATCCTGGGGGCGGCGCTGCTGTTGATCCTGCCGGAGCTGATGCGGCAGTTTGCGTTGTATCGGATGTTGGTCTTTGGCGCGGCCATGGTTGGGATGATGGTGATGCGACCGAAGGGGCTGCTCACTGCGCGCCGGCGCACCGTCCCGCTCTGGCGTAAGGGGTGTGCCGGCTCCGCGGTAGTGGGTGGACCTCAGGCCACTTCGACGGATCTCAGGTTGGGTCCTTCGACAGGGTCAGGGCAGGCCGACCCGACGTTACAACCCTCGAAAGAGGCGAGTATGATCCTGCTTGAAACGCGCAAACTATCGGTAGATTTTGGTGGGTTGCGAGCGTTGGACATGGTTGATCTCAGCGTTATGGCGGGAGAAATCGTCAGCTTGATCGGTCCTAACGGGGCGGGTAAAACGACCTTTTTCAATTGCGTGACAGGTCTCTATGCTCCGACCTCCGGAGAGGTCCGCTATCGCGGGGAGAACCTGGTCGGCGTGAAGCCGAACCATGTGGCCGGGAAGGGCGTGGCCAGAACCTTTCAGAACATCCGACTGTTTCAGGATATGACGGTACTCGAAAACGTCATGGTCGGGGGCCACTGCCGGATGCACGCTTCTGTCGTCGGTGCCATCTTCAGACCCAGGAGCGTCGTCACGGAAGAGGAGGAGTTGGTGGCGAAGGCGGCTGAGTTGCTTTGGTTCGTGGGTCTCCAGGACAAGAGCGATCTATGGGCGAGCCAGCTCCCATATGGTGACCAGCGACGGTTGGAGATCGCGAGAGCAATGGCAAGCGATCCGAGCCTCCTACTTCTCGATGAGCCGGCCGCCGGAATGAATCCCCAGGAGACCAACGCGCTCATGGAGTTGATCTATGCGATTCGCGCCCGCGGCATCACGATTCTGCTCATTGAGCACCATATGAAACTGGTGATGGGCATCTCGGAACGGATCATGGTTCTCGATCACGGGGTTACAATCGCCGAAGGGACGCCGGAAGAGATCAGAGCAGATTCCAGGGTGATCGGCGCCTATCTGGGAAAAGAGTCGGCGCATGCTTAG